In Chryseobacterium turcicum, a single window of DNA contains:
- a CDS encoding helix-turn-helix domain-containing protein yields MKNKKKNHFNCKTALRNNVILLFLIALCPLFIHGQKGPDFSILTDKSFQKLYQNPEDCIAYSQSILISDKNLEHKIVLRNILSQAYAMQGNYVQSLTIYNQKEEEENIGKDSQLYFIHLFSEYSLADQYQNLGLYNQSKKIISNLLQSQDLLKSRDAKVRTTIAKLYQLQSINFGITRNYQEALQSLHASNQYLTGKNKENTLLIWENKIFKASYLIRQNKLAEAKKLLDEVIDEVNRNGEYPFITAFAYENLSRYYFQKEEYDSAVKSLDKGFLKIESLPYNNIKIVFYELYTRNYLALNNDEKYHYYNNLFANLKSKLDTNKKEGIQYIVKLVETYNKKNFEIQKQNKIIQLRNTTIIVLFFVLGIATYFFYESRRTKDLKKQLAFFEKQKERDSYIQLNVSKLNENIEKEKELKNTEKESQKVSKEKEDEILQKLKEWELSANFLSKNMSISILSAQTEINTKYLSEVINSNKGKNFNAYINELRINHIASLLKNDPAFLNYKVSYLAEYSGFSSHGAFTNVFKSITGMSPNHYIQEIIKNKRS; encoded by the coding sequence GTGAAAAACAAGAAAAAAAACCATTTTAACTGTAAAACAGCTCTAAGAAATAATGTGATTTTATTATTTTTAATTGCCTTGTGTCCGCTATTTATTCATGGGCAAAAAGGGCCAGATTTTAGTATTTTAACAGACAAATCTTTTCAAAAATTATATCAAAATCCAGAGGATTGTATTGCCTATTCGCAGAGTATTTTAATTAGCGATAAAAATCTTGAGCATAAAATTGTTTTAAGAAATATTCTTTCACAAGCTTATGCGATGCAAGGAAATTATGTGCAGTCGCTCACCATTTACAACCAAAAAGAAGAAGAAGAAAATATCGGAAAAGATAGCCAACTCTACTTCATTCATCTCTTCAGCGAATACAGTCTAGCCGATCAATATCAAAACCTCGGGCTTTATAATCAATCTAAAAAGATAATTTCTAATCTTTTACAAAGCCAAGATTTGCTAAAAAGCCGCGATGCCAAGGTGAGAACTACCATTGCAAAACTGTATCAGCTGCAATCTATCAACTTCGGAATTACCCGAAACTACCAAGAAGCCCTTCAAAGTCTTCATGCAAGTAATCAGTATCTTACGGGAAAGAATAAAGAAAATACCCTTTTAATCTGGGAAAACAAGATTTTCAAAGCTTCTTATCTCATCCGCCAAAATAAACTTGCGGAAGCCAAAAAACTACTCGATGAGGTAATTGATGAGGTGAATCGTAATGGAGAGTATCCTTTTATTACAGCTTTTGCTTATGAAAACCTTTCACGCTATTATTTTCAGAAAGAAGAGTACGATTCTGCCGTTAAAAGCTTGGATAAAGGTTTTTTAAAAATAGAAAGCCTGCCTTACAACAATATAAAAATTGTTTTTTACGAGCTGTACACCCGAAATTATCTGGCATTGAATAATGATGAAAAATACCATTATTACAACAATCTTTTTGCCAATTTGAAATCTAAACTTGATACCAATAAAAAGGAAGGCATACAGTACATTGTAAAATTGGTAGAAACGTATAACAAGAAAAACTTTGAGATTCAGAAACAAAATAAAATAATACAATTAAGAAATACCACAATCATTGTCCTGTTTTTTGTTCTCGGAATTGCTACCTATTTCTTTTACGAATCACGAAGAACTAAAGACCTGAAAAAACAACTCGCTTTTTTTGAAAAACAAAAAGAAAGAGATAGCTATATACAATTAAACGTCAGTAAATTAAATGAAAATATAGAAAAAGAAAAAGAGCTAAAAAATACAGAAAAAGAATCTCAAAAAGTTTCAAAAGAAAAAGAAGACGAAATTTTACAAAAACTGAAAGAATGGGAGCTTTCTGCTAATTTTTTAAGCAAAAATATGTCTATTTCTATTTTATCTGCCCAAACCGAAATCAATACAAAATATCTTTCTGAGGTTATCAACAGCAATAAAGGGAAAAATTTTAATGCCTATATTAATGAGTTGAGAATTAATCATATTGCAAGTTTATTAAAAAACGACCCTGCTTTTCTTAATTATAAAGTGAGCTATCTTGCTGAGTATTCGGGGTTTTCTTCACACGGGGCATTTACCAATGTATTCAAATCGATTACCGGGATGTCGCCCAATCATTATATTCAGGAAATTATTAAAAACAAAAGGTCATGA